Proteins encoded together in one Clostridia bacterium window:
- a CDS encoding homoserine dehydrogenase — protein sequence MKKIGVAILGLGTVGGGTYRILNENHDSIACKENLDIQVIKVLEKTVENALKKGVPADKVASNIDEIASNPDIDVVVETIGGIEPAKTFISKCLSSGKNVVTANKELISKHWTELEEIAKKHNCGLYFEASCLGGVPIIRSLVEGMQANNITELAGIFNGTTNYILTKMSEENMSYSDALAEAQSLGYAEADPTSDVEGYDTMYKLSILSTLAFRKRIPLEKIYREGITHITKSDIESGKELGYTIKLLAIGRMYNHSMEVRVHPAFVPNEHPLASVRGSFNAIHLVGNYVGEIMLYGKGAGDLPTGSAIVSDIIYCAHMIEPRYVNFECSSDDTNIITDFKSKYYMLINCVDKAGVLSQTTAVLGKHNVSIESVIQKGKHKEFARVVFLTHETSELSMMAAIEELKKLQVVDSVESVIRVLS from the coding sequence ATGAAGAAAATAGGTGTAGCAATATTGGGACTTGGAACAGTAGGCGGGGGCACTTACAGAATTTTAAATGAAAACCATGACAGCATCGCCTGCAAAGAGAATTTGGATATTCAAGTTATAAAAGTTTTGGAAAAGACAGTTGAGAACGCATTAAAAAAGGGTGTACCGGCAGATAAGGTCGCATCTAATATTGATGAAATTGCTTCTAATCCTGATATAGATGTTGTTGTAGAGACCATTGGTGGTATTGAGCCTGCCAAGACATTTATATCTAAATGCTTGTCATCAGGCAAAAATGTAGTTACAGCCAATAAAGAACTTATTTCAAAACATTGGACAGAGCTTGAAGAAATCGCAAAGAAACATAATTGCGGCCTTTATTTTGAAGCGAGCTGCTTAGGCGGCGTACCTATTATACGTTCTTTAGTGGAAGGTATGCAGGCTAACAATATTACAGAGCTTGCTGGTATTTTTAACGGAACCACCAATTATATATTGACTAAGATGTCCGAAGAAAATATGAGCTATTCGGATGCTTTGGCTGAAGCTCAAAGTCTAGGCTATGCTGAAGCAGATCCTACAAGTGATGTTGAAGGCTATGATACAATGTACAAGCTCAGCATTTTATCTACACTTGCTTTTAGAAAAAGAATACCTCTTGAAAAAATATATAGAGAAGGAATAACCCATATTACCAAGAGCGATATCGAAAGCGGAAAGGAATTAGGGTATACAATAAAGCTTCTAGCTATAGGCAGAATGTATAATCACTCTATGGAAGTAAGAGTTCATCCGGCTTTTGTTCCTAATGAGCATCCTCTTGCATCTGTAAGAGGTTCTTTTAATGCGATACATCTTGTGGGCAATTATGTAGGCGAAATTATGCTTTATGGAAAGGGAGCAGGAGATTTGCCCACGGGCAGTGCAATAGTAAGTGATATTATATATTGCGCGCACATGATTGAACCGAGATATGTTAATTTTGAATGCTCATCTGATGATACTAATATAATAACTGATTTTAAGAGCAAGTATTATATGCTTATAAATTGCGTAGACAAGGCGGGAGTATTATCGCAAACAACTGCAGTTTTAGGAAAACATAATGTTAGTATAGAAAGCGTTATTCAAAAAGGAAAGCACAAAGAATTTGCTAGAGTTGTTTTCTTAACTCATGAAACCTCAGAATTATCTATGATGGCTGCTATCGAAGAACTGAAAAAGTTACAAGTTGTAGACAGCGTAGAAAGCGTTATAAGAGTTTTAAGTTAA
- a CDS encoding type III pantothenate kinase has protein sequence MILVIDIGNTNIKIGLFKNDFLVASGRIATHYRRTSDEYGLLITNLITVHNFSVNDIKGIIISSVIPDLNYTFEHMCSFYFGIEPLVLGAGVKTGLNIKYDNPKEVGSDRIAVSVAAMKEYGSPLIVADFGTATTINVVGRNNDFLGGLICPGIKSSVNSLAESAAKLPKIELVTPKSVIGKNTITNMQSGIFYAFTGMIEHIVKKIREEDGLNDAKVIATGGLSEYVNQGTSIIDHIDRRLSLKGLYYIYKLNNPDIN, from the coding sequence ATGATTTTAGTAATAGACATAGGAAATACAAATATCAAGATTGGCTTATTTAAAAACGATTTTTTAGTTGCAAGCGGCAGAATTGCTACACATTATCGCCGTACATCTGATGAATACGGACTTTTGATCACTAATTTGATCACTGTTCATAATTTTTCTGTTAATGATATAAAAGGAATAATTATTTCTAGTGTTATTCCTGACCTTAATTATACATTTGAGCACATGTGCAGTTTCTATTTTGGAATTGAGCCTTTGGTTTTGGGAGCTGGAGTAAAGACCGGACTTAATATCAAGTATGATAATCCAAAAGAAGTGGGAAGTGACCGTATAGCGGTTTCGGTAGCTGCTATGAAAGAATATGGCAGTCCACTTATAGTTGCCGACTTCGGAACTGCTACAACAATCAATGTGGTAGGCAGAAATAATGATTTTTTGGGCGGATTGATTTGTCCTGGAATAAAATCTTCTGTCAATTCTTTGGCCGAATCAGCGGCTAAACTTCCCAAAATCGAACTTGTTACTCCAAAAAGTGTTATTGGGAAAAACACAATTACTAATATGCAATCCGGTATCTTTTATGCGTTTACTGGTATGATTGAACATATTGTGAAAAAGATAAGAGAAGAAGATGGACTAAATGATGCGAAAGTGATCGCAACGGGCGGCCTAAGCGAGTATGTTAATCAAGGCACATCAATAATTGATCATATAGACAGAAGACTGTCTTTAAAGGGTTTGTATTATATTTATAAGCTTAATAATCCTGATATAAATTAA
- a CDS encoding chorion class high-cysteine HCB protein 13 encodes MSFGDFGGGCGCGGFGGFNGFCGCNEIFFIILLLCICGGKGDRDRHGCGCQIDICELIFIIIILQCLCGCDKKC; translated from the coding sequence ATGAGTTTTGGCGATTTTGGCGGTGGCTGCGGCTGTGGAGGCTTTGGTGGCTTCAACGGTTTTTGTGGCTGCAATGAGATCTTCTTTATCATATTGCTGTTATGTATATGCGGCGGCAAAGGTGATAGAGACAGACACGGATGTGGATGCCAGATAGACATCTGCGAATTAATCTTCATAATTATAATTTTGCAATGTTTATGTGGCTGTGACAAAAAGTGCTAA